From a region of the Nyctibius grandis isolate bNycGra1 chromosome 10, bNycGra1.pri, whole genome shotgun sequence genome:
- the LOC137668155 gene encoding leukotriene C4 synthase-like encodes MRNQIDLLATVTVLGVMEQAYFVLQVIYARRKYKISPPETTGHPEFERIFRAQVNCSEYFPIFLSLLWVAGIFFHQGVAAVCGLLYLYTRFKYFQGYTVAAQGRLGPLCASARLLWLLLGLAVAGLLAHFLLPSSFAWMAALAWPLQLLGAW; translated from the exons ATGAGAAATCAGATAGACCTGTTGGCCACCGTCACAGTTTTGGGAGTCATGGAGCAAG cCTATTTTGTGCTGCAGGTGATCTATGCCCGACGGAAGTACAAGATCTCCCCTCCCGAGACAACAGGTCACCCTGAATTTGAGCGGATCTTCAGAGCCCA GGTGAACTGCTCCGAGTACTTCCCAATCTTCCTCTCGCTCCTCTGGGTTGCTGGAATCTTCTTCCATCAAG GTGTGGCTGCGGTGTGTGGGCTGCTGTACCTCTACACCCGCTTCAAGTACTTCCAGGGATACACCGTGGCTGCACAGGGACG GTTGGGGCCACTGTGTGCCAGTGCCCgcctgctctggctgctgctggggctggcagtggCCGGGCTCCTGGCACACTtcctgctgcccagctcctTTGCATGGATGGCAGCACTGGCGTGGCCCCTCCAGCTGCTTGGCGCCTGGTGA